Proteins found in one Columba livia isolate bColLiv1 breed racing homer chromosome 11, bColLiv1.pat.W.v2, whole genome shotgun sequence genomic segment:
- the TJP1 gene encoding tight junction protein ZO-1 isoform X9 has translation MAIGVTASNRGSLMPLKRKLWVTPSSESPNGATCSVSQGKPSLRRIKGRIHRSKSLDSIDFCEFTSTTMEETAIWEQHTVTLHRAPGFGFGIAISGGRDNPHFQSGETSIVISDVLKGGPAEGLLQENDRVAMVNGVSMDNVEHAFAVQQLRKSGKNAKITIRRMKKIQIPVARTEPDPVSENEDDSYDEEIRDPRSSRGGPSANRRHEKSWVRDRSASRERSLSPRSDRRSVTSSQPAKPTKVTLVKSRKNEEYGLRLASHIFVKEISQDSLAARDGNIQEGDVVLKINGTVTENMSLADAKTLIERSKGKLKMVVQRDERATLLNVPDLSDSIHSANASERDDISEIQSLASDHSNRSHDRPRRSRSRSPDQRSEPSDHSRHSPQQPSNSSHRSREEERITKPGAISTPVKNADDNSKTMEEVTVERTEKQTPPLPEPKPVYAQGGQPDVDLPVSPSDGPLPNSTHEDGMLRPSMKLVKFRKGDSVGLRLAGGNDVGIFVAGVLEDSPAAKEGLEEGDQILRVNNVDFTNIIREEAVLFLLDLPKGEEVTILAQKKKDVYRRIVESDVGDSFYIRTHFEYEKESPYGLSFNKGEVFRVVDTLYNGKLGSWLAIRIGKNHKEVERGIIPNKNRAEQLASVQYTLPKTAGGDRADFWRFRGLRSSKRNLRKSREDLSAQPVQTKFPAYERVVLREAGFLRPVTIFGPIADVAREKLAREEPDIFQIAKSEPRDAGTDQRSSGIIRLHTIKQIIDRDKHALLDVTPNAVDRLNYAQWYPIVVFLNPDSKQGVKTMRMRLCPESRKSARKLYERAHKLRKNNHHLFTTTINLNSMNEGWYGALKEAIQQQQNQLVWVSEGKADGATSDDLDLHDDRLSYLSAPGSEYSMYSTDSRHTSDYEDTDTEGGAYTDQELDETLNDEVGTPPESAITRSSEPVREDSSGMHHETQTYPTYASQAQPQPNLRIDSSGFKATTTQPKAEASPAVPYLSPSPESHPATSSTSAVNANVNLTNVRLEEPTAAPYNSYQPQAGPLRTTSAEGAHIVLRDQEPSSLSPHVDPAKVYRKDPYISEEASRQSYILKQPAINHPVQRQERDPNLIYESQAQYAEKQPSRDYEQSTYRYDSTNYVDQFSRGYDPRLHYDDRVPPYEEHWAYYDEKQPYNQTRTGYENQPPRDLDSRQNIEESTERSYYPAQPRFEEPPPMSYDGRPRYEHAPKNFSLPQVRYEDQHAVGYDTHGRYKQEAQPYQSAISRSPEPKPYFDPHIRGYEQGPPQAYNAKAGQYEPHGTSGVALPPPPSSQTKPEVLPSNSKPLPTPPSLAEEEEDPAMKPQSVRSRVKIFERRRSPSLEKMKDPSDTSAVKPPELAPKPTLTTVSGPKPTSQSQYEHDKTTYRAPEPQRPQAKPPEDIVRSNHYDPEEDEEYYRKQLSYFDRRSFENKPSAQVPASHHSEPTKQMHSQNQLNFTSYTKGKTTNTESMDRPVGEKRYEPISQVTTPPPAPSVQYTQPQSINSPVLSLPAHHKPALSEVNSASDPPPPQNKPALFRSSREDTVQSTFYPQKSFPDKGPVNGTEQIQKTVTPSYNRFTTKPYTSAARPFERKFESPKFNHNLLPNETQHKPELPSKSPNSPQPILKSHSSSQPPEFDSGMETFAVQVDKPKYQPNNVNAVPKAIPVSPSALEDEEEEDGHTVVATARGVFNSNGGVLSSIETGVSIIIPQGAIPEGIEQEIYFKVCRDNSILPPLDKEKGETLLSPLVMCGPHGLKFLKPVELRLPHCASMTPDGWSFALKSSDSSSGDPKTWQNKSLPGDPNYLVGANCVSVLIDHF, from the exons agCACAACAATGGAAGAAACAGCTATATGGGAACAACACACAGTGACTCTTCACAGG GCCCCTGGATTTGGATTTGGTATTGCAATATCCGGAGGCAGAGATAATCCTCACTTTCAGAGTGGTGAGACATCAATAGTTATTTCTGATGTGCTGAAAGGAGGCCCAGCAGAAGGACTACTACA agaAAATGACCGTGTTGCAATGGTTAATGGAGTTTCAATGGATAATGTCGAGCATGCATTTGCTGTTCAGCAGCTGAGGAAAAGTGGGAAGAATGCCAAAATT ACTATCCGAAGGATGAAGAAAATTCAGATTCCGGTGGCTCGAACAGAACCTGACCCAGTGtctgaaaatgaagatgatAGCTATGATGAAGAGATACGGGATCCAAGAAGCAGCCGTGGTGGTCCAAGTGCCAACAGAAGGCATGAGAAGAGCTGGGTAAGAGATCGAAGTGCTAGTAGAGAGAGAAGCTTATCGCCGAGATCAGACAGAAGGTCGGTTACTTCCAGTCAGCCTGCAAAACCTACCAAAGTAACCCTGGTGAAATCAAGGAAAAATGAAG AGTATGGCCTACGGTTGGCAAGCCACATATTTGTCAAAGAAATATCCCAGGACAGCCTGGCAGCAAGAGATGGCAATATTCAGGAAGGAGATGTTGTACTCAAG ATAAATGGCacagtgacagaaaatatgTCCTTAGCGGATGCAAAAACACTAATAGAAAGGTCAAAAGGCAAGTTGAAGATGGTTGTTCAGCGAGACGAGCGAGCTACACTGTTGAATGTTCCTGATCTTTCTGACAGTATTCATTCTGCTAATGCTTCAGAAAGAGATG ACATTTCAGAAATTCAGTCGCTGGCATCAGATCATTCCAACCGATCACATGACAGGCCCCGCCGCAGTCGTTCACGATCTCCTGACCAGAGGTCAGAGCCTTCAGACCATTCCAGACATTCTCCACAGcagcccagcaacagcag TCATCGAagcagagaagaggagagaataACTAAACCAGGGGCTATCTCTACACCTGTAAAGAATGCAGATGATAATTCTAAAACTATGGAAGAGGTCACAgttgaaagaactgaaaaacaaactcCACCACTCCCAg AACCAAAGCCAGTGTATGCACAAGGAGGTCAGCCAGATGTGGATTTACCTGTCAGTCCATCTGATGGTCCTTTACCCAATTCAACCCACGAAGATGGAATGCTTCG GCCAAGCATGAAACTGGTCAAATTCAGAAAAGGAGATAGCGTGGGCTTGCGACTAGCAGGTGGGAATGATGTTGGCATATTTGTAGCTGGTGTTCTGGAAGACAGCCCTGCAGCGAAAGAAGGATTAGAGGAAGGGGACCAGATTCTCAGG GTAAATAATGTAGACTTCACAAATATCATCAGAGAAGAAGCTGTCCTTTTTTTACTTGATCTTCCTAAAGGTGAAGAAGTAACCATTttggcacagaagaaaaaagatg tttatcGTCGCATTGTTGAGTCTGATGTAGGGGACTCTTTCTATATCAGAACTCATTTTGAATATGAAAAGGAATCTCCTTACGGACTAAGTTTCAACAAAGGTGAAGTGTTCCGGGTGGTggacactctgtacaatggcaAACTGGGTTCTTGGCTGGCGATTCGAATTGGCAAGAATCATAAGGAAGTTGAAAGAGGTATCATACCTAACAAAAACAG AGCTGAGCAACTAGCTAGCGTACAGTACACGCTTCCAAAGACAGCAGGAGGAGATCGAGCGGATTTTTGGAGATTCCGAGGCTTGCGTAGCTCAAAAAGAAATCTCcggaaaagcagagaagatcTTTCTGCCCAACCTGTTCAGACAAAGTTTCCTGCCTACGAAAGAGTTGTTCTTCGGGAAG CTGGGTTTCTCAGACCTGTAACCATTTTTGGTCCAATTGCTGATGTTGCACGGGAGAAACTTGCTAGAGAAGAACCAGATATCTTTCAAATTGCAA AAAGTGAACCAAGAGACGCTGGTACTGACCAACGTAGTTCTGGCATAATTCGTCTTCACACTATAAAACAGATAATTGATAGA GACAAACATGCTTTATTAGATGTGACTCCTAATGCAGTGGACCGTCTGAATTATGCCCAGTGGTATCCTATTGTAGTGTTCCTAAATCCTGATTCTAAGCAAGGTGTAAAGACTATGAGAATGAGGTTGTGCCCAGAATCACGAAAAAGTGCCAGAAAGCTGTATGAAAGAGCTCACAAGCTACGCAAAAATAATCACCATCTATTCACAA CTACCATTAACTTGAATTCAATGAATGAAGGATGGTATGGAGCTCTGAAGGAAGCAATTCAGCAACAACAGAACCAACTAGTGTGGGTTTCTGAaggaaag GCAGATGGTGCTACAAGTGATGACCTTGATTTACATGATGACCGCCTTTCTTACCTCTCGGCTCCTGGGAGTGAGTATTCTATGTACAGCACAGACAGTAGGCACACGTCTGATTATGAAGACACAGATACGGAAGGGGGTGCTTATACTGATCAAGAACTGGATGAAACGCTGAATGATGAGGTTGGGACTCCTCCTGAATCTGCTATTACACGTTCTTCTGAACCTGTTAGAGAGGATTCTTCTGGAATGCATCATGAAACTCAGACTTATCCTACTTATGCATCTCAAGCTCAGCCGCAGCCAAATCTCAGAATAGATTCTTCAGGATTTAAAGCAACTACTACTCAGCCG aaagcagaagccTCACCTGCAGTCCCTTACCTTTCCCCGTCGCCTGAATCACACCCTGCAACCTCATCAACCTCTGCAGTAAATGCTAATGTAAACCTAACTAATGTCAGACTGGAGGAGCCTACTGCTGCTCCTTACAACTCTTACCAACCACAAGCGGGCCCCTTAAGAACAacaagtgctgagggagctcatATAGTCCTAAGAGATCAAGAGCCATCATCCTTATCGCCGCATGTAGATCCAGCAAAG GTATACCGAAAGGATCCATATATTAGTGAAGAAGCATCCAGACAAAGCTACATCTTAAAACAGCCAGCAATTAATCACCCAGTACAGAGACAGGAAAGAGACCCGAATCTGATCTATGAATCCCAGGCTCAGTATGCAGAAAAACAACCGAGTAGGGACTATGAACAGTCTACATATAGATATGATTCTACAAACTATGTTGACCAATTTTCTCGTGGTTATGACCCTCGCCTACATTATGATGACCGTGTGCCTCCCTATGAGGAGCACTGGGCTTATTATGATGAAAAACAGCCCTACAACCAAACACGAACAGGTTATGAAAACCAGCCTCCTAGGGATCTTGATTCCAGACAAAATATAGAAGAGAGCACAGAACGCAGCTATTACCCAGCACAACCTCGTTTTGAGGAACCCCCTCCAATGAGCTATGATGGTAGACCTCGCTATGAGCATGCACCCAAGAACTTCAGCTTACCACAAGTGCGATATGAAGATCAACATGCTGTTGGGTATGACACACATGGTAGGTACAAACAAGAAGCTCAGCCATACCAGTCAGCCATATCTCGATCTCCTGAACCGAAGCCGTACTTTGATCCGCATATAAGGGGCTATGAACAAGGTCCTCCTCAAGCTTATAATGCTAAAGCTGGACAATATGAGCCTCATGGCACTTCAGGTgttgctcttcctcctcccccttcaTCACAAACCAAACCGGAAGTTTTGCCTTCTAACAGTAAACCACTGCCTACACCACCATCTCtagcagaggaagaagaagatcCAGCCATGAAGCCACAGTCTGTGCGAAGCAGGGTTAAGATATTTGAAAGAAGAAGATCACCatctttggaaaaaatgaaggaCCCAAGTGATACATCAGCTGTCAAG CCTCCAGAACTAGCACCTAAGCCTACACTCACAACTGTGAgtggtccaaaaccaacttctCAAAGCCAGTATGAACACGACAAAACAACTTACAG AGCCCCAGAACCACAGAGACCTCAAGCGAAGCCACCTGAAGATATTGTACGTTCAAACCATTATGATcctgaagaagatgaagaatatTATCGAAAGCAGCTCTCGTACTTTGATCGCAGGAGTTTTGAAAACAAGCCATCTGCCCAGGTTCCTGCCAGCCATCATTCTGAGCCCACTAAACAAATGCATTCGCAGAATCAGCTGAATTTCACCAGTTACACTAA gGGGAAAACAACCAATACTGAATCAATGGATAGGCCTGTGGGTGAGAAACGCTATGAGCCAATCTCTCAAGTGACgactcctcctcctgctccctcgGTCCAGTACACACAACCTCAGTCCATTAATAGTCCTGTCCTGTCTCTCCCAGCACATCACAAGCCTGCACTTTCTGAAG TTAACTCTGCGTCTGACCCTCCTCCACCTCAGAATAAGCCAGCACTTTTCAGATCCTCTAGAGAGGACACTGTGCAGTCTACTTTTTATCCTCAGAAGAGCTTCCCTGACAAAGGCCCCGTTAATGGAACTGAACAGATTCAGAAAACAGTCACTCCTTCTTACAACCGCTTTACAACAAAACCTTACACTAGTGCTGCGAGGCCCTTTGAACGCAAGTTTGAAAGTCCTAAATTCAACCATAATCTCTTGCCAAATGAAACTCAACATAAACCAGAGTTGCCATCAAAATCTCCAAATTCTCCTCAACCGATTTTGAAATCCCACAGCTCATCGCAGCCTCCTGAGTTTGACAGTGGGATGGAGACCTTTGCTGTACAGGTTGACAAGCCTAAATATCAACCAAATAATGTTAATGCTGTGCCTAAAGCCATTCCTGTAAG CCCTTCAGCGCTcgaggatgaggaggaagaagacgGACACACTGTTGTAGCTACAGCAAGAGGTGTCTTTAACAGCAATGGTGGTGTATTGAGCTCCATAGAGACTGGAGTCAGTATTATTATACCACAAGGAGCCATTCCCGAGGGAATAGAGcaagaaatatatttcaaagtCTGCAGAGACAACAGTATACTTCCACCTTTGGACAAAGAGAAAG GTGAAACACTTCTTAGCCCCTTGGTAATGTGTGGGCCTCATGGACTAAAATTCCTGAAGCCAGTGGAGCTGCGCCTGCCACACTGTGCGTCTATGACCCCTGATGGTTGGTCTTTTGCTCTAAAATCCTCCGACTCCTCGTCGG GTGACCCCAAAACCTGGCAGAACAAGTCTCTTCCTGGGGATCCAAACTATCTTGTTGGAGCAAACTGTGTCTCAGTCCTAATTGACCACTTCTAA
- the TJP1 gene encoding tight junction protein ZO-1 isoform X8, translating to MGAGGIPQMAIGVTASNRGSLMPLKRKLWVTPSSESPNGATCSVSQGKPSLRRIKGRIHRSKSLDSIDFCEFTSTTMEETAIWEQHTVTLHRAPGFGFGIAISGGRDNPHFQSGETSIVISDVLKGGPAEGLLQENDRVAMVNGVSMDNVEHAFAVQQLRKSGKNAKITIRRMKKIQIPVARTEPDPVSENEDDSYDEEIRDPRSSRGGPSANRRHEKSWVRDRSASRERSLSPRSDRRSVTSSQPAKPTKVTLVKSRKNEEYGLRLASHIFVKEISQDSLAARDGNIQEGDVVLKINGTVTENMSLADAKTLIERSKGKLKMVVQRDERATLLNVPDLSDSIHSANASERDDISEIQSLASDHSNRSHDRPRRSRSRSPDQRSEPSDHSRHSPQQPSNSSHRSREEERITKPGAISTPVKNADDNSKTMEEVTVERTEKQTPPLPEPKPVYAQGGQPDVDLPVSPSDGPLPNSTHEDGMLRPSMKLVKFRKGDSVGLRLAGGNDVGIFVAGVLEDSPAAKEGLEEGDQILRVNNVDFTNIIREEAVLFLLDLPKGEEVTILAQKKKDVYRRIVESDVGDSFYIRTHFEYEKESPYGLSFNKGEVFRVVDTLYNGKLGSWLAIRIGKNHKEVERGIIPNKNRAEQLASVQYTLPKTAGGDRADFWRFRGLRSSKRNLRKSREDLSAQPVQTKFPAYERVVLREAGFLRPVTIFGPIADVAREKLAREEPDIFQIAKSEPRDAGTDQRSSGIIRLHTIKQIIDRDKHALLDVTPNAVDRLNYAQWYPIVVFLNPDSKQGVKTMRMRLCPESRKSARKLYERAHKLRKNNHHLFTTTINLNSMNEGWYGALKEAIQQQQNQLVWVSEGKADGATSDDLDLHDDRLSYLSAPGSEYSMYSTDSRHTSDYEDTDTEGGAYTDQELDETLNDEVGTPPESAITRSSEPVREDSSGMHHETQTYPTYASQAQPQPNLRIDSSGFKATTTQPKAEASPAVPYLSPSPESHPATSSTSAVNANVNLTNVRLEEPTAAPYNSYQPQAGPLRTTSAEGAHIVLRDQEPSSLSPHVDPAKVYRKDPYISEEASRQSYILKQPAINHPVQRQERDPNLIYESQAQYAEKQPSRDYEQSTYRYDSTNYVDQFSRGYDPRLHYDDRVPPYEEHWAYYDEKQPYNQTRTGYENQPPRDLDSRQNIEESTERSYYPAQPRFEEPPPMSYDGRPRYEHAPKNFSLPQVRYEDQHAVGYDTHGRYKQEAQPYQSAISRSPEPKPYFDPHIRGYEQGPPQAYNAKAGQYEPHGTSGVALPPPPSSQTKPEVLPSNSKPLPTPPSLAEEEEDPAMKPQSVRSRVKIFERRRSPSLEKMKDPSDTSAVKPPELAPKPTLTTVSGPKPTSQSQYEHDKTTYRAPEPQRPQAKPPEDIVRSNHYDPEEDEEYYRKQLSYFDRRSFENKPSAQVPASHHSEPTKQMHSQNQLNFTSYTKGKTTNTESMDRPVGEKRYEPISQVTTPPPAPSVQYTQPQSINSPVLSLPAHHKPALSEVNSASDPPPPQNKPALFRSSREDTVQSTFYPQKSFPDKGPVNGTEQIQKTVTPSYNRFTTKPYTSAARPFERKFESPKFNHNLLPNETQHKPELPSKSPNSPQPILKSHSSSQPPEFDSGMETFAVQVDKPKYQPNNVNAVPKAIPVSPSALEDEEEEDGHTVVATARGVFNSNGGVLSSIETGVSIIIPQGAIPEGIEQEIYFKVCRDNSILPPLDKEKGETLLSPLVMCGPHGLKFLKPVELRLPHCASMTPDGWSFALKSSDSSSGDPKTWQNKSLPGDPNYLVGANCVSVLIDHF from the exons agCACAACAATGGAAGAAACAGCTATATGGGAACAACACACAGTGACTCTTCACAGG GCCCCTGGATTTGGATTTGGTATTGCAATATCCGGAGGCAGAGATAATCCTCACTTTCAGAGTGGTGAGACATCAATAGTTATTTCTGATGTGCTGAAAGGAGGCCCAGCAGAAGGACTACTACA agaAAATGACCGTGTTGCAATGGTTAATGGAGTTTCAATGGATAATGTCGAGCATGCATTTGCTGTTCAGCAGCTGAGGAAAAGTGGGAAGAATGCCAAAATT ACTATCCGAAGGATGAAGAAAATTCAGATTCCGGTGGCTCGAACAGAACCTGACCCAGTGtctgaaaatgaagatgatAGCTATGATGAAGAGATACGGGATCCAAGAAGCAGCCGTGGTGGTCCAAGTGCCAACAGAAGGCATGAGAAGAGCTGGGTAAGAGATCGAAGTGCTAGTAGAGAGAGAAGCTTATCGCCGAGATCAGACAGAAGGTCGGTTACTTCCAGTCAGCCTGCAAAACCTACCAAAGTAACCCTGGTGAAATCAAGGAAAAATGAAG AGTATGGCCTACGGTTGGCAAGCCACATATTTGTCAAAGAAATATCCCAGGACAGCCTGGCAGCAAGAGATGGCAATATTCAGGAAGGAGATGTTGTACTCAAG ATAAATGGCacagtgacagaaaatatgTCCTTAGCGGATGCAAAAACACTAATAGAAAGGTCAAAAGGCAAGTTGAAGATGGTTGTTCAGCGAGACGAGCGAGCTACACTGTTGAATGTTCCTGATCTTTCTGACAGTATTCATTCTGCTAATGCTTCAGAAAGAGATG ACATTTCAGAAATTCAGTCGCTGGCATCAGATCATTCCAACCGATCACATGACAGGCCCCGCCGCAGTCGTTCACGATCTCCTGACCAGAGGTCAGAGCCTTCAGACCATTCCAGACATTCTCCACAGcagcccagcaacagcag TCATCGAagcagagaagaggagagaataACTAAACCAGGGGCTATCTCTACACCTGTAAAGAATGCAGATGATAATTCTAAAACTATGGAAGAGGTCACAgttgaaagaactgaaaaacaaactcCACCACTCCCAg AACCAAAGCCAGTGTATGCACAAGGAGGTCAGCCAGATGTGGATTTACCTGTCAGTCCATCTGATGGTCCTTTACCCAATTCAACCCACGAAGATGGAATGCTTCG GCCAAGCATGAAACTGGTCAAATTCAGAAAAGGAGATAGCGTGGGCTTGCGACTAGCAGGTGGGAATGATGTTGGCATATTTGTAGCTGGTGTTCTGGAAGACAGCCCTGCAGCGAAAGAAGGATTAGAGGAAGGGGACCAGATTCTCAGG GTAAATAATGTAGACTTCACAAATATCATCAGAGAAGAAGCTGTCCTTTTTTTACTTGATCTTCCTAAAGGTGAAGAAGTAACCATTttggcacagaagaaaaaagatg tttatcGTCGCATTGTTGAGTCTGATGTAGGGGACTCTTTCTATATCAGAACTCATTTTGAATATGAAAAGGAATCTCCTTACGGACTAAGTTTCAACAAAGGTGAAGTGTTCCGGGTGGTggacactctgtacaatggcaAACTGGGTTCTTGGCTGGCGATTCGAATTGGCAAGAATCATAAGGAAGTTGAAAGAGGTATCATACCTAACAAAAACAG AGCTGAGCAACTAGCTAGCGTACAGTACACGCTTCCAAAGACAGCAGGAGGAGATCGAGCGGATTTTTGGAGATTCCGAGGCTTGCGTAGCTCAAAAAGAAATCTCcggaaaagcagagaagatcTTTCTGCCCAACCTGTTCAGACAAAGTTTCCTGCCTACGAAAGAGTTGTTCTTCGGGAAG CTGGGTTTCTCAGACCTGTAACCATTTTTGGTCCAATTGCTGATGTTGCACGGGAGAAACTTGCTAGAGAAGAACCAGATATCTTTCAAATTGCAA AAAGTGAACCAAGAGACGCTGGTACTGACCAACGTAGTTCTGGCATAATTCGTCTTCACACTATAAAACAGATAATTGATAGA GACAAACATGCTTTATTAGATGTGACTCCTAATGCAGTGGACCGTCTGAATTATGCCCAGTGGTATCCTATTGTAGTGTTCCTAAATCCTGATTCTAAGCAAGGTGTAAAGACTATGAGAATGAGGTTGTGCCCAGAATCACGAAAAAGTGCCAGAAAGCTGTATGAAAGAGCTCACAAGCTACGCAAAAATAATCACCATCTATTCACAA CTACCATTAACTTGAATTCAATGAATGAAGGATGGTATGGAGCTCTGAAGGAAGCAATTCAGCAACAACAGAACCAACTAGTGTGGGTTTCTGAaggaaag GCAGATGGTGCTACAAGTGATGACCTTGATTTACATGATGACCGCCTTTCTTACCTCTCGGCTCCTGGGAGTGAGTATTCTATGTACAGCACAGACAGTAGGCACACGTCTGATTATGAAGACACAGATACGGAAGGGGGTGCTTATACTGATCAAGAACTGGATGAAACGCTGAATGATGAGGTTGGGACTCCTCCTGAATCTGCTATTACACGTTCTTCTGAACCTGTTAGAGAGGATTCTTCTGGAATGCATCATGAAACTCAGACTTATCCTACTTATGCATCTCAAGCTCAGCCGCAGCCAAATCTCAGAATAGATTCTTCAGGATTTAAAGCAACTACTACTCAGCCG aaagcagaagccTCACCTGCAGTCCCTTACCTTTCCCCGTCGCCTGAATCACACCCTGCAACCTCATCAACCTCTGCAGTAAATGCTAATGTAAACCTAACTAATGTCAGACTGGAGGAGCCTACTGCTGCTCCTTACAACTCTTACCAACCACAAGCGGGCCCCTTAAGAACAacaagtgctgagggagctcatATAGTCCTAAGAGATCAAGAGCCATCATCCTTATCGCCGCATGTAGATCCAGCAAAG GTATACCGAAAGGATCCATATATTAGTGAAGAAGCATCCAGACAAAGCTACATCTTAAAACAGCCAGCAATTAATCACCCAGTACAGAGACAGGAAAGAGACCCGAATCTGATCTATGAATCCCAGGCTCAGTATGCAGAAAAACAACCGAGTAGGGACTATGAACAGTCTACATATAGATATGATTCTACAAACTATGTTGACCAATTTTCTCGTGGTTATGACCCTCGCCTACATTATGATGACCGTGTGCCTCCCTATGAGGAGCACTGGGCTTATTATGATGAAAAACAGCCCTACAACCAAACACGAACAGGTTATGAAAACCAGCCTCCTAGGGATCTTGATTCCAGACAAAATATAGAAGAGAGCACAGAACGCAGCTATTACCCAGCACAACCTCGTTTTGAGGAACCCCCTCCAATGAGCTATGATGGTAGACCTCGCTATGAGCATGCACCCAAGAACTTCAGCTTACCACAAGTGCGATATGAAGATCAACATGCTGTTGGGTATGACACACATGGTAGGTACAAACAAGAAGCTCAGCCATACCAGTCAGCCATATCTCGATCTCCTGAACCGAAGCCGTACTTTGATCCGCATATAAGGGGCTATGAACAAGGTCCTCCTCAAGCTTATAATGCTAAAGCTGGACAATATGAGCCTCATGGCACTTCAGGTgttgctcttcctcctcccccttcaTCACAAACCAAACCGGAAGTTTTGCCTTCTAACAGTAAACCACTGCCTACACCACCATCTCtagcagaggaagaagaagatcCAGCCATGAAGCCACAGTCTGTGCGAAGCAGGGTTAAGATATTTGAAAGAAGAAGATCACCatctttggaaaaaatgaaggaCCCAAGTGATACATCAGCTGTCAAG CCTCCAGAACTAGCACCTAAGCCTACACTCACAACTGTGAgtggtccaaaaccaacttctCAAAGCCAGTATGAACACGACAAAACAACTTACAG AGCCCCAGAACCACAGAGACCTCAAGCGAAGCCACCTGAAGATATTGTACGTTCAAACCATTATGATcctgaagaagatgaagaatatTATCGAAAGCAGCTCTCGTACTTTGATCGCAGGAGTTTTGAAAACAAGCCATCTGCCCAGGTTCCTGCCAGCCATCATTCTGAGCCCACTAAACAAATGCATTCGCAGAATCAGCTGAATTTCACCAGTTACACTAA gGGGAAAACAACCAATACTGAATCAATGGATAGGCCTGTGGGTGAGAAACGCTATGAGCCAATCTCTCAAGTGACgactcctcctcctgctccctcgGTCCAGTACACACAACCTCAGTCCATTAATAGTCCTGTCCTGTCTCTCCCAGCACATCACAAGCCTGCACTTTCTGAAG TTAACTCTGCGTCTGACCCTCCTCCACCTCAGAATAAGCCAGCACTTTTCAGATCCTCTAGAGAGGACACTGTGCAGTCTACTTTTTATCCTCAGAAGAGCTTCCCTGACAAAGGCCCCGTTAATGGAACTGAACAGATTCAGAAAACAGTCACTCCTTCTTACAACCGCTTTACAACAAAACCTTACACTAGTGCTGCGAGGCCCTTTGAACGCAAGTTTGAAAGTCCTAAATTCAACCATAATCTCTTGCCAAATGAAACTCAACATAAACCAGAGTTGCCATCAAAATCTCCAAATTCTCCTCAACCGATTTTGAAATCCCACAGCTCATCGCAGCCTCCTGAGTTTGACAGTGGGATGGAGACCTTTGCTGTACAGGTTGACAAGCCTAAATATCAACCAAATAATGTTAATGCTGTGCCTAAAGCCATTCCTGTAAG CCCTTCAGCGCTcgaggatgaggaggaagaagacgGACACACTGTTGTAGCTACAGCAAGAGGTGTCTTTAACAGCAATGGTGGTGTATTGAGCTCCATAGAGACTGGAGTCAGTATTATTATACCACAAGGAGCCATTCCCGAGGGAATAGAGcaagaaatatatttcaaagtCTGCAGAGACAACAGTATACTTCCACCTTTGGACAAAGAGAAAG GTGAAACACTTCTTAGCCCCTTGGTAATGTGTGGGCCTCATGGACTAAAATTCCTGAAGCCAGTGGAGCTGCGCCTGCCACACTGTGCGTCTATGACCCCTGATGGTTGGTCTTTTGCTCTAAAATCCTCCGACTCCTCGTCGG GTGACCCCAAAACCTGGCAGAACAAGTCTCTTCCTGGGGATCCAAACTATCTTGTTGGAGCAAACTGTGTCTCAGTCCTAATTGACCACTTCTAA